One region of Faecalibacter bovis genomic DNA includes:
- a CDS encoding tetratricopeptide repeat protein gives MLTKFKYIFYILLFILLSCTKENYEEEKKYYENIISDNQNISDSVQLRENFTLLKNNFHFKNVEKVDIIYKVLLANLNSRLNDNINPTSNLLFEDALKSSKKLNENDIIAWVNTQYGFYYYTYSEYTKAFPYFIESSRILDATEDQNIFLANDILKRNGFYFGAVNDKQKEIDYLNRALNNTSNTSKEYANILNAIGHHYLNTGNLEKAKDYFLKTMIYSKKNIDEIRYAKSLGDLANIYKIQKKYPEAIKFLKEDIKISKRNNDERNTMYAEILLGKVYMDQENYSDAYEILYQAHVYASKKDYLKSYELEINELLLLIAIKNNDTNKELELRRELSNLKDELSNYNGIDVISTINWQVQKENINYKLEAEIAKSEKESLANKTLLLISIILILTILFIIFNYRKRLKRQRSEYENTVLKLQVEKLKSEKKLGQTHKTLNSYKTYLSEKNNQIDDLKYEINNIRDSKISYLEEKQGELNKLLNSHLMTEENWLAFKQTFINEKYDYYEFLMENYPNLTDSNLRIIFLQKLGLSNSETAQLLGVTIDAIKKAKQRLRKKFPESYDYLFKYED, from the coding sequence ATGCTAACAAAGTTTAAATATATATTTTACATTTTACTCTTCATATTATTATCATGTACGAAAGAGAATTACGAAGAAGAAAAGAAATATTATGAAAATATAATTTCTGATAACCAAAATATATCAGATTCAGTTCAGTTACGAGAAAATTTCACACTTTTAAAAAACAATTTCCATTTTAAAAATGTAGAAAAGGTTGATATAATTTATAAAGTATTATTAGCAAATCTAAATTCAAGATTAAATGATAATATCAATCCGACTTCAAATTTATTATTTGAAGATGCTCTAAAGTCATCAAAAAAGTTAAATGAAAATGATATAATTGCGTGGGTAAATACTCAATACGGATTTTACTACTACACTTACAGTGAATACACAAAAGCATTTCCGTATTTTATTGAATCTTCAAGAATTTTGGATGCCACTGAAGATCAAAATATTTTCCTGGCTAATGATATATTAAAAAGAAATGGGTTCTATTTTGGAGCTGTAAATGATAAACAAAAAGAGATAGATTATTTAAACAGAGCATTAAATAATACATCGAATACTTCTAAAGAATACGCCAATATTTTAAATGCAATTGGTCATCATTATTTAAATACAGGTAATCTTGAAAAAGCGAAAGATTATTTCCTTAAAACAATGATCTATTCGAAAAAAAATATTGATGAAATAAGATACGCAAAGTCATTAGGAGATTTAGCAAATATTTATAAAATTCAGAAAAAATATCCGGAAGCTATAAAATTCTTAAAGGAAGATATTAAAATTTCTAAAAGAAATAATGACGAGAGAAATACGATGTATGCTGAAATTTTACTTGGAAAAGTTTATATGGATCAAGAAAATTATAGCGATGCTTATGAAATTTTGTATCAAGCCCATGTATATGCTTCAAAAAAAGATTATTTAAAAAGCTACGAACTTGAAATTAATGAACTTTTACTTTTAATAGCGATAAAAAATAATGACACAAATAAGGAACTAGAGCTTAGGAGAGAATTAAGTAATTTAAAAGATGAATTATCCAATTATAATGGTATTGACGTGATTAGTACGATCAATTGGCAAGTGCAAAAAGAAAATATTAATTACAAATTAGAAGCTGAAATTGCGAAATCTGAAAAAGAATCTTTAGCGAATAAAACTTTACTTTTAATTTCAATAATATTAATACTTACAATATTATTTATCATTTTTAATTATAGAAAAAGATTAAAAAGACAAAGGTCAGAATACGAAAATACGGTTTTAAAACTTCAAGTTGAAAAACTAAAATCTGAGAAAAAATTAGGCCAAACACACAAAACTTTAAATTCTTACAAAACGTATTTATCAGAAAAAAATAATCAGATTGATGATTTAAAATATGAAATTAATAATATTAGAGATTCCAAAATTTCTTATTTAGAAGAGAAACAAGGGGAGCTGAATAAGTTATTAAACTCACATTTAATGACAGAAGAAAACTGGTTAGCTTTTAAACAAACTTTTATCAATGAAAAGTATGATTATTATGAATTTCTAATGGAAAATTATCCTAATTTGACAGATTCTAACCTTCGAATTATTTTTCTACAAAAATTAGGTTTAAGTAATTCAGAAACTGCTCAATTATTAGGTGTTACAATAGATGCAATAAAGAAAGCCAAACAAAGGTTACGAAAAAAATTTCCAGAATCTTATGATTATCTGTTTAAATATGAGGATTAA
- a CDS encoding LLM class flavin-dependent oxidoreductase, translating to MEKLKNIKYSVLDLAVIRQGDSLNETFQHTLECAKVAEDLGYTRYWLSEHHNMENVASSATSILIGYVAGGTTTIRVGSGGIMLPNHTALNIAEQFGTLDALYPNRIDLGLGRAPGTDQLTASILRRGEGFHQYNFELEIKELQRYFSTDNCNNKVRAIPGEGAHVDLYILGSSTDSAYLAANLGLPYAFAGHFAPQQFYDAIAIYKSHFKPSKFLSKPYIMVCVNAIAAYSDQEAHYLSMTMYQSFLNIISDRRQPIVPPEETNLQDCTDHQKHILKGMTALSFIGSRSTLHAQFSDFVKNTEVDEIIVNTNIYNQKAKRKSYQIISELFK from the coding sequence ATGGAGAAACTTAAAAATATAAAATATTCAGTTTTAGATTTAGCAGTTATAAGACAAGGTGATTCTTTAAATGAAACTTTTCAGCATACGTTAGAATGTGCTAAAGTTGCAGAAGACTTAGGATATACAAGGTATTGGCTATCTGAACATCATAACATGGAAAATGTTGCGAGTTCTGCAACATCTATTTTAATTGGATATGTTGCAGGTGGAACGACAACGATTCGTGTTGGTTCTGGTGGAATAATGTTACCGAATCATACGGCTTTAAATATTGCTGAACAATTTGGAACTTTAGATGCCTTATATCCAAATCGAATTGATTTAGGTCTTGGGCGTGCTCCAGGAACGGATCAATTAACAGCCTCAATCCTTCGTCGTGGGGAAGGTTTTCATCAGTATAATTTCGAATTAGAAATAAAAGAACTTCAACGATATTTTTCAACAGATAATTGCAATAATAAAGTCAGAGCTATTCCGGGCGAAGGTGCTCATGTTGATTTATATATTTTAGGTTCAAGTACAGATAGCGCTTATTTGGCCGCTAATTTAGGTTTGCCTTATGCTTTTGCGGGACATTTTGCTCCACAACAATTTTATGATGCAATAGCAATTTACAAAAGTCATTTTAAACCTTCTAAGTTTCTTTCAAAACCTTATATTATGGTTTGTGTAAATGCCATTGCAGCTTACTCAGATCAGGAAGCGCATTATTTATCGATGACAATGTATCAAAGTTTCCTTAATATTATTTCAGATCGTAGACAACCGATTGTTCCACCAGAAGAAACGAATTTACAAGATTGCACAGATCATCAAAAACATATATTAAAAGGGATGACCGCTTTATCATTTATTGGTTCTCGTTCTACGTTGCATGCTCAATTCTCGGATTTTGTAAAGAATACAGAAGTTGATGAAATTATTGTGAATACAAATATCTATAATCAAAAAGCGAAGCGTAAGTCTTATCAAATTATTAGTGAATTGTTTAAATAA